One genomic segment of Candidatus Kryptonium sp. includes these proteins:
- a CDS encoding methylated-DNA--[protein]-cysteine S-methyltransferase, producing MLYCTSFETIIGIIYIASSEKGVCKISLTLEAAEEFKTWIKKYFNETEIVESRKENKEAIEQIKLYLARKLKKFDLELDIIGTDFQKKVWYETMRIPYGETLTYSELARRIRKPNSQRAVGNALASNPLPIVVPCHRVIASDGSLGGYTGGIKIKEFLLGLEGARDI from the coding sequence ATGCTTTATTGCACATCTTTTGAAACCATCATCGGGATTATCTATATTGCTTCTTCTGAAAAGGGGGTATGCAAAATTTCTTTGACACTTGAGGCAGCTGAAGAATTTAAAACCTGGATAAAAAAGTACTTTAATGAAACCGAAATTGTTGAAAGTAGGAAAGAAAACAAAGAAGCAATTGAGCAAATTAAACTTTACTTAGCAAGAAAATTAAAAAAGTTTGATCTTGAACTTGATATTATAGGAACGGATTTTCAAAAAAAGGTTTGGTATGAAACGATGAGAATTCCGTATGGAGAAACTTTGACATATTCGGAGCTTGCAAGGAGAATTAGGAAACCAAATTCTCAAAGAGCGGTTGGAAACGCACTTGCTTCAAATCCACTGCCAATCGTAGTTCCCTGCCATCGGGTTATCGCTTCGGACGGTTCGCTCGGTGGATATACCGGTGGAATTAAAATCAAAGAATTTTTGCTCGGTCTTGAAGGCGCAAGAGATATTTAA
- a CDS encoding restriction endonuclease: MRNEGAKYIKQLEDIISKFLEPIKNIPYRLAIKALTGCEVLKFDLALKENKELIELLKRSAKIAGENARESGIQAKRPNEAGNKIEPFVIDALKKVGLSADKPKTKSGRKKVSGYPDIEISYNGKTIYLDCKTYSEITKQQSFRTFYFSPSKDPKIVKDAYHLLLSYELKQVTKNKKQVYIPVSWQLYTLENLSVQIKHEFNASNKDIYRKDFLLAEGRF, from the coding sequence ATGAGAAACGAAGGCGCTAAATACATAAAACAGCTTGAAGACATTATCAGCAAATTTCTTGAGCCGATTAAGAATATCCCATATCGGCTGGCAATAAAAGCTTTAACGGGTTGTGAGGTTTTAAAATTTGATCTTGCTTTAAAAGAAAACAAAGAGTTGATAGAACTACTAAAAAGATCTGCTAAAATCGCTGGAGAAAATGCACGCGAAAGTGGGATTCAAGCAAAAAGACCAAACGAAGCTGGTAATAAAATTGAACCTTTTGTGATAGATGCCTTGAAGAAAGTTGGATTAAGTGCAGATAAGCCTAAAACGAAATCAGGCAGAAAAAAGGTAAGTGGGTATCCAGATATTGAGATTTCATACAATGGTAAGACAATTTATCTTGATTGTAAAACTTACAGCGAAATCACGAAACAACAATCTTTTAGAACTTTCTACTTTTCTCCTTCAAAAGATCCTAAAATTGTAAAAGATGCCTATCATTTGCTCTTAAGTTATGAATTAAAACAAGTTACTAAAAACAAGAAGCAGGTTTATATCCCCGTTTCATGGCAACTTTATACATTAGAGAATTTATCTGTTCAGATAAAACACGAGTTCAACGCAAGCAATAAAGATATTTATAGAAAAGATTTTTTGTTAGCCGAGGGGCGATTTTAA
- the dnaG gene encoding DNA primase: MRIPEDKIEEIRTAVDIVDYINQFVPLKKVGKNYVGLCPFHTEKTPSFTVSPDKQLYHCFGCGAGGNVFNFIMQYEKVSFFEAIKKVAQYVGIELPKPEKKEKWIETEFEELYEANRFAHEFFVRSLMKTSEGKKAIEYLYKRGINDATIKNFGLGYSPDQWDALVQYAIKHDFPLETLEKAGVLVKREDGAYYDRFRGRVIFPIFSITGRVIAFGGRRLKDDESIPKYINSPETKVYTKSKVLYGLYQAKDAIRKKGYAILVEGYMDCISLFQSGIENVVASGGTALTEDQVRLISNYTDTIYFLYDADSAGARAMMRGVDIILAQGLDVYIVKLPEGEDPDSFIRKHSVFEFEEQIKNAINFVEFKALTYQQLGKFDDPNVKVKAIRSLVESISKIPDELKRNVLIREVSSKYKIPENVLANELEMMILKKRKESARKEVETSTENSSFAKFKSIPAEEKDLAKILLDANEVVLKFVFEYVKLNDVSSEYVKLIYQKVKEEFERCKETGEYKKVNVNELLSQSESDEFRGFLTNIVLSKYEVSQFWNEKKGWSEEDEIEEMWKAVDDVLTKFYLRKIQKIETDLTEKIKEAETTKDDEKLLELIAKKSEIARKKNILSNRGFKDIIQRYLKSLNQV, translated from the coding sequence ATGCGTATCCCGGAAGACAAAATAGAAGAAATAAGAACTGCGGTTGACATAGTTGATTATATAAATCAGTTTGTTCCGCTAAAGAAGGTAGGGAAAAACTATGTTGGCTTATGTCCTTTTCATACGGAGAAAACTCCTTCTTTCACGGTAAGTCCAGATAAACAACTTTATCATTGCTTCGGATGCGGTGCTGGTGGAAATGTCTTTAATTTTATTATGCAATACGAAAAAGTTTCATTCTTTGAGGCAATTAAAAAAGTAGCACAATATGTTGGCATAGAACTACCGAAGCCAGAAAAGAAAGAAAAATGGATTGAAACAGAATTTGAAGAACTCTACGAGGCGAATCGCTTCGCACATGAATTTTTCGTTAGAAGTTTGATGAAAACATCGGAAGGTAAAAAAGCAATTGAGTATCTCTACAAACGCGGAATTAACGATGCGACCATTAAAAATTTTGGACTTGGCTATTCACCCGACCAGTGGGATGCGCTTGTTCAATATGCGATAAAACACGATTTCCCACTTGAAACACTTGAAAAAGCAGGTGTTCTGGTAAAAAGGGAGGATGGAGCGTACTATGATAGATTTAGAGGTAGAGTGATATTTCCGATTTTTTCAATCACAGGTCGTGTTATAGCTTTCGGCGGAAGAAGATTGAAAGATGATGAAAGTATACCGAAATACATAAATTCGCCGGAAACAAAAGTATATACAAAAAGCAAAGTTTTATATGGGCTCTATCAAGCTAAAGATGCAATCAGAAAAAAAGGATATGCAATTCTTGTTGAAGGTTACATGGATTGTATCTCACTGTTTCAATCCGGAATTGAAAATGTTGTTGCTTCTGGTGGAACAGCTTTGACTGAGGATCAAGTTAGATTGATCTCAAACTACACTGATACCATTTATTTTCTCTACGATGCTGATTCAGCGGGAGCAAGGGCGATGATGCGTGGAGTTGATATTATACTTGCACAGGGACTTGATGTTTATATCGTTAAATTACCTGAAGGTGAAGATCCTGATTCGTTCATAAGAAAACATTCAGTATTTGAATTTGAAGAGCAAATTAAAAATGCTATCAATTTCGTTGAGTTTAAAGCGTTGACATATCAGCAACTTGGAAAGTTTGACGATCCAAATGTGAAAGTTAAAGCCATTCGTTCACTTGTTGAATCAATCTCAAAAATTCCAGATGAGCTTAAAAGAAATGTATTGATTCGTGAGGTTTCGTCAAAATATAAAATTCCTGAGAATGTTCTTGCCAACGAGCTTGAGATGATGATCTTAAAGAAGCGCAAAGAATCAGCAAGGAAAGAGGTGGAGACATCTACTGAAAATTCATCTTTTGCAAAATTTAAGTCAATCCCTGCAGAGGAAAAAGACCTTGCAAAAATTTTGCTTGATGCGAATGAAGTTGTCTTGAAGTTTGTTTTTGAATATGTGAAATTAAACGATGTCTCAAGTGAATATGTTAAGTTAATTTACCAAAAAGTTAAAGAAGAGTTTGAAAGATGTAAGGAGACGGGGGAGTATAAAAAAGTCAATGTCAATGAGCTATTAAGCCAGAGTGAGAGCGATGAGTTCAGGGGATTTTTAACAAACATCGTTTTAAGCAAGTATGAAGTTAGTCAATTTTGGAATGAAAAGAAAGGTTGGTCTGAAGAGGATGAGATTGAAGAGATGTGGAAGGCGGTTGACGATGTTTTGACAAAGTTTTATCTTCGCAAGATACAGAAAATAGAAACTGACTTGACTGAAAAGATAAAAGAAGCGGAGACGACGAAGGACGATGAAAAGTTATTAGAACTTATTGCTAAAAAGAGCGAGATCGCACGGAAGAAAAACATACTCAGCAACAGAGGGTTTAAGGATATAATCCAAAGATATCTTAAATCACTAAATCAGGTATGA
- a CDS encoding DNA methyltransferase, with protein MNERLIEIKERIKKHTLTLFDNVQFIYELALAQLELESFGVNFEITNGLREFGVIGDVELQVLKRRLAYFKSIDGIYTDYYKITSKNRTKSVNQYLTHWIYPYKGKFHPQMIRALLNIIGVVSGETVLDPFIGSGTTALEAQLLGVNCIGFDISPLCVLQSKVKTESIQSLNAIIALKDEIELSFFFNADENKLDKFIASIEDEVIRNFYLMAKLVAISDNARRKREFQNSFLKNLKRMILSLRDYSDVVEQLGLKLGNVDIRVGDARNLPLPDGSVDGIITSPPYSVALDYVKNDEHALKALGYDVESLREEFIGVRGKGKDRLDLYNEDMRKSIDEMYRVLKSGRYAVIIIGNATYQGKEIKTTEFIIDRAEEAGFTLVKNIDKIIFGLYNVMQKENILIFKKDEKRRR; from the coding sequence TTGAACGAAAGATTGATTGAGATAAAAGAAAGAATAAAAAAGCACACATTAACTTTATTTGATAATGTTCAGTTTATCTACGAGCTCGCTTTAGCACAGCTTGAACTTGAATCCTTTGGCGTTAATTTTGAGATTACAAATGGGCTTAGAGAATTTGGCGTAATTGGTGATGTTGAACTTCAGGTGCTTAAAAGAAGGTTGGCTTATTTTAAGTCTATTGATGGGATATATACCGATTATTACAAAATTACATCCAAAAACAGAACAAAATCGGTAAATCAGTACTTGACGCATTGGATTTATCCGTATAAGGGAAAATTCCATCCTCAAATGATTCGTGCTTTATTGAATATAATTGGAGTGGTTTCTGGTGAAACAGTGCTTGATCCTTTTATTGGTAGTGGCACTACGGCATTGGAGGCGCAATTGTTAGGAGTAAACTGTATTGGATTTGACATTTCACCTTTATGTGTTCTTCAAAGTAAAGTGAAAACTGAGTCAATCCAATCTCTTAATGCAATAATTGCATTGAAGGATGAAATTGAGTTAAGTTTTTTCTTCAATGCTGATGAAAATAAGCTTGATAAATTTATAGCAAGCATAGAAGATGAAGTTATTAGGAACTTTTATTTGATGGCTAAACTTGTCGCTATAAGTGATAACGCTCGGAGAAAAAGAGAATTTCAAAATTCTTTCCTAAAAAATCTTAAAAGGATGATCCTTTCATTAAGGGATTATTCTGATGTTGTAGAGCAATTAGGTCTTAAGTTAGGTAATGTTGATATTAGAGTTGGTGATGCTAGAAATTTACCGCTTCCTGATGGTAGTGTTGATGGGATCATAACTTCCCCTCCTTATTCTGTTGCGCTTGATTATGTTAAAAATGATGAGCATGCCTTGAAAGCCCTCGGATATGATGTAGAAAGTTTGAGAGAGGAATTCATTGGAGTTAGAGGGAAAGGCAAGGATAGGTTAGATCTTTACAATGAAGATATGAGAAAATCTATTGATGAAATGTATAGGGTTTTAAAATCGGGAAGGTATGCGGTTATAATCATAGGAAACGCAACATATCAAGGAAAAGAGATAAAAACTACAGAGTTTATAATTGATCGCGCGGAAGAGGCTGGTTTTACGCTGGTTAAGAACATAGATAAAATCATCTTTGGATTATATAATGTTATGCAGAAGGAAAACATTTTAATTTTTAAAAAAGATGAGAAACGAAGGCGCTAA
- a CDS encoding NAD(P)/FAD-dependent oxidoreductase — MTFGKNFPRFDYYDIIVVGGGPAGTTAARFAALSGAKVLVLEKDRDIGYPVRCGEAVSHEGLIQFIEPDPKWIASTVKYFKLVAPDGTVVKPNIEGFGYILERRIFDYELAKIAAQNGAEIVTKAYVNGLIINDGKVEGVKVLMNNSEQIEIRSKIVIGADGVESRVGRWAGLNTTCKLQDMESAVQMTLTNIEVEPDTCYFYFGEKVAPGGYLWVFPKGRNTANVGLGIAGIYGRQRHALSYLEEFVEKNFPQASILTVIAGGVPCAKTADKIVTNGLMLVGDAAHQVNPVSGGGIISGMIGGKIAGQIAGQAVKENNLNLIFKYEDEWRKTLGQRHERYYKIKQFIYKFPDEKLNEIARELAKIPYEKLTLKNLFLTAVKTQPSLIIEVMRLFI; from the coding sequence ATGACCTTTGGCAAAAATTTTCCAAGGTTTGATTATTATGACATCATTGTTGTTGGTGGTGGTCCTGCGGGGACAACCGCTGCGAGATTCGCTGCGCTCAGTGGTGCGAAGGTTCTAGTCCTTGAGAAAGACAGAGATATCGGATATCCTGTTAGATGTGGCGAAGCAGTAAGTCATGAGGGGTTAATTCAATTTATTGAGCCAGATCCAAAATGGATCGCAAGCACTGTTAAGTACTTTAAACTTGTAGCTCCAGATGGAACCGTTGTAAAACCGAACATTGAAGGCTTCGGTTATATACTTGAAAGAAGAATTTTTGATTACGAACTTGCTAAAATTGCTGCTCAAAATGGAGCAGAAATTGTGACGAAGGCTTATGTCAACGGTTTGATAATTAATGATGGAAAAGTTGAAGGTGTAAAGGTTTTGATGAATAATTCCGAACAAATTGAAATAAGGTCAAAGATAGTAATTGGTGCGGATGGAGTTGAATCAAGAGTTGGAAGATGGGCAGGGCTTAATACAACATGTAAACTTCAAGATATGGAATCAGCAGTTCAAATGACATTGACAAACATAGAGGTTGAGCCGGACACTTGTTATTTTTATTTCGGAGAGAAAGTCGCTCCCGGTGGTTATCTGTGGGTTTTTCCAAAAGGCAGGAACACAGCAAATGTCGGTCTCGGGATCGCTGGAATTTATGGTAGACAAAGACACGCATTGAGTTATCTTGAAGAATTTGTTGAGAAAAATTTCCCTCAAGCATCCATTTTAACTGTAATAGCTGGTGGAGTTCCTTGCGCAAAGACAGCTGATAAAATTGTAACTAATGGTCTTATGCTTGTCGGTGATGCGGCGCATCAAGTGAATCCTGTTTCTGGAGGTGGAATAATAAGCGGAATGATAGGTGGAAAAATAGCTGGTCAAATTGCAGGACAAGCGGTGAAAGAAAACAATCTTAACTTAATTTTCAAATACGAAGACGAATGGAGAAAAACGCTTGGGCAAAGACACGAAAGATATTACAAAATAAAGCAATTCATCTACAAATTCCCTGACGAGAAATTAAACGAGATAGCAAGAGAGCTTGCAAAAATTCCATACGAAAAGCTAACATTGAAAAATCTATTTCTCACAGCTGTCAAAACTCAACCATCGCTAATAATTGAAGTAATGAGGTTGTTTATATGA
- a CDS encoding PQQ-binding-like beta-propeller repeat protein translates to MWLSYSAFSESHVYRYDVRHSGIYKGEKLPTLAKLRWKFKTNGTIYSSPVIAQGTVFFGSNDGNFYAVDFKTGKLKWKFRTGNTIETSPTYFDGRIYFGSNDKNFYCLDATTGKVVWKFQVEGWLMSSPIIVDGIVYFGSGEGVLYAVSASNGKLIWKFQTQKAIYSSPAYYDGKIYFGSLDKNFYAVDAKTGDLVWVVATNGMINSSPVISAGVVFFGSTDGNLYAVDSKTGWVKWKFQTKGQITQTPSADEKAVYFSSADGVFYIVSHTGKLIWKIGLEEVSIWSPPIVAGDFIYACVNTAFYSGVYKLSVKTGKMESAFDLKSRAFASPLIVDGILFIGSKDGYLYAIE, encoded by the coding sequence TTGTGGTTATCTTATAGTGCTTTTTCAGAATCGCATGTGTACCGCTATGATGTTAGGCATAGCGGAATTTATAAGGGAGAAAAATTACCGACGCTTGCTAAATTGAGATGGAAGTTCAAAACAAATGGGACAATTTATTCAAGTCCTGTTATAGCTCAAGGCACGGTTTTCTTTGGTTCAAACGATGGAAATTTTTATGCCGTTGATTTTAAAACTGGAAAATTAAAATGGAAATTTCGCACAGGAAACACGATTGAAACATCACCGACATATTTTGATGGAAGAATTTATTTTGGTTCAAATGATAAAAATTTTTACTGTCTTGATGCTACAACCGGAAAAGTTGTTTGGAAATTTCAAGTTGAAGGTTGGCTTATGAGTTCACCTATCATTGTTGATGGAATCGTTTATTTCGGTTCCGGAGAAGGAGTTCTCTATGCAGTTTCAGCATCAAATGGGAAACTTATATGGAAGTTCCAAACTCAAAAGGCGATTTATTCATCACCTGCTTATTATGATGGGAAAATTTATTTCGGTTCACTTGATAAAAATTTTTACGCTGTTGACGCTAAAACTGGAGATCTTGTTTGGGTAGTTGCAACAAATGGAATGATAAATAGTTCGCCGGTTATTTCTGCAGGTGTAGTTTTCTTTGGTTCAACTGATGGTAATCTTTATGCTGTTGATTCTAAAACGGGATGGGTGAAGTGGAAGTTTCAAACCAAAGGACAGATAACTCAAACACCATCAGCTGATGAAAAAGCTGTTTATTTCAGCTCAGCTGACGGAGTTTTCTACATTGTTTCACACACTGGAAAACTTATTTGGAAAATTGGACTTGAAGAGGTTTCAATATGGAGCCCTCCAATCGTTGCTGGTGATTTTATTTACGCTTGTGTTAATACCGCATTTTATTCAGGTGTTTATAAGCTAAGTGTTAAAACTGGTAAAATGGAATCAGCGTTTGATCTTAAAAGCCGTGCGTTTGCTTCTCCCTTGATCGTTGATGGAATTTTATTTATTGGTTCAAAAGATGGCTACTTGTATGCTATAGAGTAA
- a CDS encoding 4Fe-4S binding protein → MVIIKDNKCDFCGCCVGVCPENCIELYESKIEIIDELCTDCGKCVWACPFDVLELHITKKKKEGF, encoded by the coding sequence ATGGTAATAATCAAAGACAATAAATGCGATTTTTGCGGTTGCTGTGTTGGTGTTTGTCCAGAAAATTGTATTGAATTGTATGAGTCAAAAATTGAAATAATAGATGAACTTTGCACGGACTGCGGCAAATGTGTTTGGGCGTGCCCTTTTGATGTTCTTGAACTACATATAACAAAAAAGAAAAAAGAGGGATTTTGA
- a CDS encoding dicarboxylate/amino acid:cation symporter: protein MLFKKRIPVHTRIIIALILGAIFGVIFSIDVNKLSVITKTEKGEVKVVVENWEKAEFIVSNLRKEFSSNDQTKIIKFFRDLPKSEKDNAVLIFYKKSTADEFRETQIIKFEKIVDVQKVKTIATEIKPIGTLFVRLLSFLAIPLVIASLIVGAASLGDIKKVGRIGGKTLGYYIVTTALAITIGLLVSNLIKPGDKISADVRDRIAAEYQADVSEKIQQELGINIIDFLVNIVPTNPINAMANGNMLQIVFFAVIFGITLTMIDKSKSEPVIKFLDGVSDTMIKMVDLVMKIAPYGVFALISATVAEFGFGIISTLLWYIVTVLIGLAIHLFGVYSFAVKFLGGMSPLKFFKGMRDAQIIAFSTSSSAATLPVNFECTERNLGVPKQITSFVLPLGATINMDGTALYQGVASVFIAQVYGFNLDITQQLTIVLTATLASIGTAPVPGVGIIMLVMILKAIHVPAEGIALILGVDRILDMCRTVVNITGDATASVVVAKSEKLMGSDEKK from the coding sequence ATGCTTTTCAAGAAACGAATTCCCGTTCACACGCGAATAATTATCGCACTAATTCTCGGAGCAATTTTTGGTGTTATTTTTAGCATTGATGTTAACAAATTAAGTGTGATTACAAAAACGGAAAAAGGGGAAGTCAAAGTCGTCGTTGAAAACTGGGAGAAGGCTGAATTTATTGTGTCAAACTTAAGGAAGGAATTTTCTTCTAATGACCAAACGAAGATAATCAAATTTTTTCGCGATTTGCCAAAATCTGAAAAAGATAACGCAGTTTTAATCTTCTATAAGAAATCAACAGCAGATGAATTTCGTGAGACGCAAATTATAAAGTTTGAAAAAATCGTTGATGTTCAAAAGGTAAAAACTATTGCGACTGAGATAAAACCTATTGGGACATTGTTTGTTCGCTTGTTAAGTTTCCTTGCTATTCCTCTTGTGATAGCTTCACTAATTGTAGGTGCAGCAAGTTTAGGAGATATAAAGAAAGTTGGAAGGATCGGTGGGAAAACGCTTGGATACTATATTGTCACTACGGCGTTGGCTATCACTATTGGTCTTTTGGTTTCAAACCTGATTAAACCTGGGGATAAAATCTCTGCAGATGTAAGAGATAGAATCGCCGCTGAATATCAAGCGGATGTCTCTGAAAAAATACAACAAGAGCTTGGTATTAATATAATTGATTTCCTTGTCAATATCGTTCCGACCAACCCTATAAACGCGATGGCAAACGGGAACATGTTGCAAATCGTTTTCTTTGCAGTTATATTCGGAATTACGCTTACTATGATTGATAAATCTAAATCTGAACCTGTGATAAAATTTCTTGATGGTGTAAGTGATACGATGATTAAAATGGTTGACCTTGTTATGAAAATAGCTCCGTATGGTGTTTTTGCTTTGATTTCCGCAACGGTTGCGGAGTTTGGTTTCGGGATCATATCAACTTTGTTATGGTATATAGTGACTGTTTTAATTGGTTTAGCGATTCATTTGTTTGGTGTTTATTCATTTGCGGTAAAATTTCTCGGTGGGATGAGCCCATTGAAATTTTTCAAAGGAATGAGAGATGCTCAAATAATCGCTTTCAGCACAAGTTCAAGTGCAGCAACCTTGCCTGTTAATTTTGAGTGCACAGAAAGAAATCTTGGTGTGCCGAAACAAATAACAAGTTTTGTCCTACCACTTGGTGCGACAATAAATATGGATGGGACAGCTTTATATCAGGGTGTTGCTTCTGTTTTTATAGCTCAAGTTTATGGATTTAATCTTGATATAACGCAACAACTTACAATAGTTTTAACTGCAACTCTGGCTTCAATTGGAACCGCTCCTGTTCCTGGAGTTGGTATAATAATGCTCGTTATGATCTTAAAAGCAATTCATGTCCCAGCCGAGGGGATTGCGCTTATCCTTGGCGTTGATAGAATTCTTGATATGTGTAGGACAGTTGTAAATATCACTGGAGACGCAACCGCATCCGTTGTGGTCGCAAAAAGTGAAAAATTGATGGGAAGCGATGAGAAAAAATAA
- a CDS encoding LysE family translocator: MIALLAGIIFGIIISVPIGPINLTILTKGMRDGFKPAFWTGVGAAAMEFLYCLLAMFGMGAIVEYSLGNIIVQTFAFLILLFFGLRNLIIHPKKIYNGELALNNGNGRLSFIKRHHIHNTFLVGAVLYALNPTFIIFWITVAGFVQSTSLIGNSFDNFFFAFGVGLGVVLWFYMLLKFIHNFVEFRAKTIAFFHRISGIIILGFASYLAFEILRKLI; encoded by the coding sequence GTGATAGCGCTTTTAGCTGGCATAATTTTCGGGATTATCATTTCAGTGCCAATTGGTCCGATAAATCTTACGATTCTAACGAAGGGAATGAGAGATGGATTTAAACCTGCATTTTGGACTGGTGTTGGTGCAGCGGCGATGGAATTTCTTTATTGTCTTCTTGCGATGTTTGGCATGGGAGCGATAGTAGAGTATTCTCTTGGAAATATAATTGTCCAAACTTTTGCTTTTTTAATTCTTCTTTTCTTTGGACTTCGTAACTTGATTATTCATCCAAAGAAAATTTATAATGGCGAGCTTGCACTTAACAATGGGAATGGCAGATTAAGCTTTATTAAAAGACATCATATTCATAATACATTTCTCGTTGGTGCGGTTCTTTATGCCTTGAACCCGACATTTATAATTTTCTGGATAACTGTCGCAGGCTTTGTTCAATCAACGAGCTTGATTGGAAACTCTTTTGATAACTTTTTCTTTGCTTTTGGCGTTGGACTTGGGGTCGTGCTTTGGTTCTATATGTTGTTAAAATTTATTCACAACTTCGTTGAATTCAGAGCGAAGACAATTGCTTTTTTCCATCGGATCTCAGGGATAATTATACTTGGTTTCGCGTCGTATCTTGCTTTTGAAATTTTGAGAAAATTAATATGA
- a CDS encoding DUF1207 domain-containing protein — protein sequence MELKSKNFCSVLKAQEIFNAFLILSFFSVSNAQVKVVDSKGLNFGILRASFYEPKMGIMKYFNRNSLKVDIGNSLDLIEFKEKNFLLTAGVDFFAYTLVNNHGFLILRVEAVDGFFGGNLSFRSEKFSTRFRVLHRSAHIVDEYGELDHKPFPFTGEFFDLIFAFAGEFYKLYGGFSQVFRIKPSNIERFYFQTGFELFKESKVFNLIFASDVKFINKIIGFNTVGGVKIGRLNSRGIFVYLNFYSGFDIYGQYFNLKKEFGGLGCSFEF from the coding sequence GTGGAATTAAAATCAAAGAATTTTTGCTCGGTCTTGAAGGCGCAAGAGATATTTAATGCTTTTCTTATCCTGAGCTTCTTTTCAGTTTCAAATGCCCAAGTTAAAGTTGTTGATTCAAAAGGGTTGAACTTTGGAATTTTAAGAGCAAGTTTTTACGAGCCGAAGATGGGGATTATGAAGTATTTTAATAGAAATAGTTTAAAAGTTGACATTGGAAATTCGCTTGATCTAATTGAATTTAAAGAGAAGAATTTTCTTCTCACCGCTGGGGTTGATTTTTTTGCTTATACTCTCGTTAACAATCATGGGTTTTTAATTTTGAGAGTTGAAGCAGTTGATGGTTTCTTCGGCGGGAATTTATCTTTTCGTAGCGAAAAATTTTCAACTCGCTTTAGAGTTCTCCATAGGAGCGCTCATATCGTTGATGAATATGGAGAACTTGATCATAAACCGTTTCCATTTACAGGTGAATTTTTTGATTTAATTTTTGCTTTTGCTGGGGAGTTTTACAAGCTGTATGGTGGATTTTCCCAAGTTTTTAGAATTAAGCCATCAAACATTGAAAGATTTTATTTTCAGACAGGATTTGAACTTTTCAAAGAATCTAAAGTATTTAACCTGATTTTTGCAAGTGATGTAAAGTTCATTAACAAAATTATCGGTTTTAACACAGTTGGTGGGGTTAAGATTGGGCGGTTGAATTCAAGAGGAATTTTTGTTTATCTTAACTTTTACAGCGGTTTTGATATTTATGGACAATACTTTAATTTAAAAAAAGAGTTTGGTGGATTGGGTTGTTCGTTTGAGTTTTAA